A single window of Sphingobacterium sp. ML3W DNA harbors:
- a CDS encoding FAD-dependent oxidoreductase encodes MKNNRRSFLRNLGIGSGALLVNPVFGMTTGDSGESQDRTEENTGFIASDVFVKRNLTTDFLVAGGGMAGVCAALAAARNGMKVIFIQNRSRLGGNASSEIRMHICGASQLNQVWRESGLLEEILLTEAAINPQRCWEMLDYVMYDKVLTNPNITLLFDTSLYEVVRKGKSIDSIKAYCSQTEEIYDIKAKYFADCTGDGTLAALAAADFMRGREAKSEYNEALGLEKRDDITMGNSLLFQSTEHDKPMPFKAPAWARKYQFEDFKYRKIHSWEYGYWWIELGGLENIVHDGQKIRHDLMAVVFGVWDYIKNSGNHPESANWALSWHGAIPGKRESRRIKGDYVLTQNDVLKQENFEDRVAYGGWPLDDHLPAGMDDTSLSPFRSIGLKGPYSIPLRCLYSNSVDNLVMAGRNISVTHVALSTTRVMATCATLGQAIGTAVAFAVNNKIKVNALVGNKEKLKEYQQLLLRQDQAILNVQNSDKKDLALQASISASNESDNGQAILVIDGINRDIADGKLHQWRADMTSGEQFLELQWKSPQALSLIEFTFDTGLNRHLRLSGENGTMKSQVRGPQPETISDYQVEFYLKDRLLHKIEGKDNFLRKVAHSFNTSEVDRVRFVAKKTHGDKYAKVFEIRCYA; translated from the coding sequence ATGAAAAATAATCGAAGATCATTTTTAAGAAATTTAGGAATTGGGTCTGGAGCCCTATTGGTAAATCCTGTGTTTGGTATGACCACGGGGGATTCTGGTGAATCTCAAGATAGGACGGAAGAAAACACCGGATTTATTGCGTCGGATGTTTTTGTGAAGAGAAATCTTACTACAGATTTTCTGGTTGCTGGGGGCGGTATGGCGGGTGTTTGTGCAGCTTTGGCTGCTGCTCGGAATGGGATGAAAGTTATCTTCATCCAAAATCGTTCGCGCTTAGGGGGAAATGCAAGTTCAGAAATCCGAATGCATATCTGTGGGGCATCACAGTTAAATCAAGTCTGGCGAGAGTCGGGACTTTTGGAAGAGATATTGTTGACAGAGGCAGCCATCAACCCACAGCGTTGTTGGGAAATGTTGGATTATGTCATGTACGATAAGGTATTGACAAATCCCAATATAACCTTACTGTTTGATACCTCTTTGTATGAGGTGGTCCGAAAAGGGAAGAGTATCGATTCCATCAAAGCTTACTGTTCGCAAACAGAGGAGATCTATGATATCAAGGCGAAGTATTTTGCAGACTGTACAGGTGATGGGACTTTGGCCGCTTTGGCGGCAGCAGATTTTATGCGTGGAAGAGAGGCTAAATCTGAATATAATGAAGCTCTAGGTTTGGAAAAACGCGATGATATCACCATGGGAAATAGTTTATTGTTTCAATCAACAGAACATGATAAACCAATGCCCTTTAAGGCGCCAGCTTGGGCAAGAAAGTACCAGTTTGAAGACTTTAAGTACCGGAAGATTCACTCATGGGAATATGGATATTGGTGGATTGAATTGGGAGGTTTAGAAAATATTGTTCATGATGGCCAAAAAATTAGACATGATTTAATGGCCGTGGTATTTGGTGTTTGGGATTACATCAAAAACTCTGGAAACCATCCTGAATCTGCTAATTGGGCACTTTCATGGCATGGGGCTATTCCAGGTAAACGCGAGAGCAGACGGATCAAAGGTGATTATGTATTGACACAGAATGATGTGCTTAAGCAAGAAAATTTTGAAGATCGGGTAGCCTATGGAGGATGGCCACTGGATGATCATTTACCTGCAGGTATGGATGATACCTCGTTAAGCCCATTTCGGTCCATCGGTCTTAAAGGTCCATATTCTATCCCTTTGCGTTGTTTATATAGTAATTCTGTTGATAATCTTGTCATGGCAGGAAGGAATATATCGGTCACCCATGTTGCTTTATCGACTACTAGGGTCATGGCAACATGCGCAACACTGGGACAAGCGATAGGTACGGCTGTTGCTTTTGCTGTGAACAATAAAATTAAGGTCAATGCCTTAGTTGGAAATAAGGAAAAGCTGAAAGAATACCAACAACTGTTGTTGAGACAGGATCAAGCGATATTGAATGTTCAGAATTCAGACAAGAAGGATCTGGCATTGCAGGCCTCTATTTCTGCCAGCAATGAATCGGACAATGGTCAGGCTATTTTGGTGATCGATGGTATAAACCGCGATATAGCAGATGGTAAATTACATCAATGGCGGGCAGATATGACTTCGGGCGAGCAGTTTTTGGAATTACAATGGAAGAGTCCACAAGCGTTGTCGTTAATTGAATTTACCTTTGATACAGGTCTGAATAGACATTTGAGACTTTCTGGAGAAAATGGGACGATGAAAAGTCAAGTGCGGGGTCCGCAGCCTGAGACCATTAGTGATTATCAAGTTGAGTTCTATTTGAAAGATCGTTTGCTGCATAAAATTGAAGGTAAAGACAATTTCTTACGAAAGGTAGCACATTCATTTAATACCAGTGAAGTTGATCGTGTGCGATTTGTAGCCAAGAAAACACATGGTGATAAATATGCTAAAGTATTTGAAATTAGATGTTATGCCTAG
- a CDS encoding carbon starvation protein A yields the protein MVATFEFLDNMNALTLVFVSLLIFAIAYRFYGIFIAKKVLRLNDTIPTPAVEFADGHDYVKTDRKVLFGHHFAAIAAAGPLVGPVLAAQFGYLPGTLWILIGCVLGGGVHDMVVLFASVRHKGQSLATIAAKEIGPAVGGIAGVAVLFILILTLAGLSLACISAMHEAPWSLFTIILTMPIAIFMGLLMRYRAGSVTLASVLGGILLLVGIIAGHRLMEIPVIHDMFDWDVKTISIAIAVYGFFASVLPIWFLLVPRDYLSTYLKIGTILMLAVGVIFVHPTIQMPALTSFIHGGGPIIGGPVLPFIFIVIACGAISGFHAIIATGTTPKMLGNEREILFVGYGAMLVEGFVALMALIAACTLMPGDYFAINTPAEDYAQFLKLHPHLHTVDLPHFIDRIGVDLHGRTGGAVSLAVGMAHIFDKVPFMDDIMAYWYNFAIMFEAVFILTAIDAGTRVGRFFLQEMLGTVIPAFKDKDWKPGVWLCSALFTCSWGYLVFTGNVSSIWPLFGISNQLLAACGLIVCTTMLLRMNRGKYALCTALPGVFMAIITFWAGYLQIVDIYLPKGQMLLAALAILAMLLMLLVFIGTFRKWYLLLRTDTRVVDQNGEIVKAVVER from the coding sequence ATGGTTGCTACATTTGAATTTCTCGATAATATGAACGCCCTAACGCTGGTTTTTGTTTCGCTTTTGATCTTTGCGATCGCTTATCGTTTTTATGGAATTTTCATTGCCAAAAAGGTCTTACGCCTTAACGATACGATACCTACACCGGCAGTTGAGTTTGCTGATGGACACGATTATGTGAAGACTGATCGTAAAGTATTATTTGGTCATCACTTCGCTGCTATTGCTGCTGCAGGTCCACTCGTTGGACCTGTATTAGCGGCACAGTTTGGCTATCTCCCTGGCACTTTATGGATCCTGATCGGTTGTGTATTGGGTGGTGGAGTTCACGATATGGTCGTTCTATTTGCATCGGTTCGGCATAAAGGGCAGAGTTTGGCGACTATTGCTGCTAAGGAAATTGGACCAGCCGTTGGTGGAATTGCGGGGGTAGCGGTATTATTTATCCTCATCTTGACCTTAGCTGGTCTATCTTTGGCCTGCATAAGCGCTATGCACGAAGCTCCATGGTCTTTATTTACCATCATACTCACGATGCCCATCGCTATATTTATGGGTTTATTGATGCGTTATCGTGCGGGGTCGGTCACATTGGCAAGTGTATTGGGCGGTATTTTACTGTTAGTGGGTATTATTGCTGGCCATCGGCTTATGGAAATACCAGTCATCCATGATATGTTTGATTGGGATGTGAAAACGATTTCGATCGCCATAGCGGTGTATGGTTTTTTTGCTTCTGTACTACCGATCTGGTTTCTTTTAGTGCCCCGCGATTATCTTTCTACTTACCTCAAAATCGGCACGATACTGATGCTTGCCGTTGGTGTAATATTTGTTCATCCGACTATTCAGATGCCGGCATTGACGAGTTTCATTCATGGTGGCGGACCGATTATTGGTGGTCCGGTGCTTCCTTTTATTTTTATAGTTATTGCTTGCGGGGCTATTTCTGGCTTTCATGCGATCATCGCAACGGGTACTACTCCCAAAATGTTGGGTAATGAAAGGGAAATACTTTTTGTAGGCTATGGCGCTATGCTTGTCGAAGGGTTTGTTGCCCTCATGGCATTGATTGCCGCTTGTACATTAATGCCAGGAGATTATTTTGCGATCAATACTCCTGCGGAAGATTATGCGCAATTTTTGAAGCTTCATCCTCATTTACATACGGTGGATCTGCCACATTTTATCGACAGGATAGGCGTGGATCTACATGGACGTACTGGAGGTGCTGTTTCCTTGGCTGTGGGTATGGCACATATTTTTGATAAAGTACCCTTTATGGACGATATTATGGCCTATTGGTATAATTTTGCTATTATGTTTGAAGCGGTATTCATCTTGACAGCAATTGATGCAGGTACGCGGGTGGGACGTTTTTTTTTACAGGAAATGTTGGGTACGGTGATTCCTGCATTTAAAGATAAAGATTGGAAACCTGGCGTTTGGTTGTGCAGTGCGCTGTTTACATGCTCATGGGGTTACTTAGTGTTTACCGGTAACGTGAGTAGTATCTGGCCGTTATTTGGAATTAGTAATCAGTTGCTGGCCGCCTGCGGATTGATCGTATGTACAACCATGCTGCTCCGGATGAATAGGGGTAAATATGCATTATGTACGGCTCTTCCTGGAGTATTTATGGCTATCATTACTTTTTGGGCCGGATACCTGCAGATCGTGGATATTTATCTACCAAAAGGTCAAATGCTTTTGGCCGCATTAGCGATCTTGGCTATGCTGTTAATGTTGCTGGTATTCATAGGAACTTTCAGAAAATGGTACTTATTATTAAGAACGGATACAAGAGTTGTAGACCAAAACGGAGAGATAGTAAAGGCTGTCGTAGAGCGATAA
- a CDS encoding erythromycin esterase family protein: protein MQSLKKLATLLLLSCSIPTLSAQTYLNLDFETMSGNQVRSWFTLNNAAVYSRDSVEKVSGDYSYKINKTNPNEKRDAFFSNTLPFELVKGKDIILKGRIKTDIKEKAEAGLVLVAYDKMGKPIQFDDMAGKRINHTSSWQEVSISAKIDSNAALISIGGVCYGGAITAWFDDFELFIDGQKYITPVPRTAPLTKNELAVLKKYCYPLKSFDPNFNNDADLSILKKLTKDAKIVALGESSHGSSEIFKMKHRIIKYLTQYDNFNMLAFEANMPESNTLNKAIMNQQFDQINLMKTLYFWTWHTTEIRNLLNWVQDFNQGKPKIEFAGFDMQFYKGAIEEVKKALQTNTDIQKDLYEFEYFISTIAYQYANQNGKVSLPDEQIHRTTQLHTQLKTVIQKSDKTGTEKDWLLQNMRILEQYVDQKIGDGNPEEKRDRYMAENLLWLMDHHPDPRIIAWAHNGHISKSNKTIDKGFFDSPMKMGGYIADAFPDKSLSIGFTFYDGSYTAMDPNDIKPFPAETAFPGTYEHFLNQMDEPIFILDLKKVKADKPVELDWLLSTLPFRIVGADKQANEFRDTNIADAFDYLIFIKTSTNSHFLN, encoded by the coding sequence ATGCAATCCTTAAAGAAACTAGCTACTTTACTCCTATTATCCTGTAGTATACCCACATTATCTGCACAGACCTATTTAAATTTAGATTTCGAAACCATGAGTGGCAATCAAGTAAGAAGTTGGTTTACTCTCAATAATGCTGCTGTATACAGCAGAGACAGCGTCGAAAAAGTTAGCGGAGACTACAGCTACAAAATCAACAAAACAAATCCAAATGAAAAAAGAGATGCTTTTTTTTCAAATACATTACCGTTTGAACTCGTAAAAGGAAAGGATATTATTCTAAAGGGAAGAATAAAAACAGACATTAAAGAAAAGGCCGAAGCAGGCTTAGTTCTAGTTGCCTATGATAAAATGGGAAAACCAATCCAGTTCGATGACATGGCTGGAAAACGGATTAATCATACATCATCGTGGCAAGAAGTCAGCATTTCAGCCAAAATTGATTCCAATGCCGCATTGATTTCTATTGGAGGTGTTTGCTACGGTGGTGCTATCACTGCATGGTTTGACGATTTTGAGCTCTTTATTGATGGCCAAAAGTATATAACACCAGTACCCAGAACAGCTCCACTAACAAAAAATGAACTAGCCGTATTAAAAAAGTACTGCTATCCTTTAAAGTCATTTGATCCAAATTTTAATAACGATGCAGACTTATCCATTCTAAAAAAACTGACTAAAGATGCCAAAATCGTTGCTTTAGGGGAATCATCTCATGGTTCCAGTGAAATATTTAAAATGAAGCACCGCATCATCAAATACCTCACGCAATATGACAACTTCAACATGCTTGCTTTTGAGGCCAATATGCCTGAATCTAACACATTAAACAAAGCTATTATGAATCAACAGTTTGACCAGATAAACTTGATGAAAACACTATACTTTTGGACTTGGCATACAACTGAAATTCGTAACCTATTGAACTGGGTGCAAGACTTTAATCAAGGGAAACCAAAAATTGAATTTGCGGGATTTGATATGCAGTTTTACAAAGGAGCAATAGAAGAAGTAAAAAAAGCACTCCAAACAAATACTGATATCCAAAAAGATTTATATGAATTTGAATATTTTATTTCAACAATAGCATACCAGTACGCTAACCAAAATGGAAAAGTGAGCTTACCTGATGAACAGATCCATCGTACTACTCAATTGCACACACAGTTAAAAACTGTAATCCAAAAAAGTGATAAAACGGGAACAGAGAAAGACTGGCTACTACAAAACATGAGAATTTTAGAACAATATGTAGATCAGAAAATTGGTGATGGAAATCCTGAGGAAAAGCGCGATCGCTATATGGCAGAAAATCTTTTATGGTTAATGGATCATCATCCTGACCCAAGAATTATAGCATGGGCACATAACGGTCATATTTCTAAAAGCAACAAAACAATCGATAAAGGATTCTTTGATTCACCAATGAAAATGGGTGGTTATATCGCCGATGCCTTTCCAGATAAATCTTTGTCAATTGGCTTTACTTTTTATGACGGTTCCTATACGGCTATGGATCCAAATGATATAAAGCCATTTCCTGCAGAAACCGCCTTTCCTGGAACTTATGAGCATTTTTTAAATCAAATGGATGAACCAATCTTTATTCTTGATCTTAAGAAAGTCAAAGCGGACAAACCTGTCGAATTAGACTGGTTATTGTCAACGCTTCCCTTTCGAATCGTTGGCGCAGATAAACAAGCTAATGAATTTCGCGACACAAATATTGCCGATGCCTTTGATTATCTCATATTTATTAAAACATCAACAAACTCTCATTTTTTAAATTAG
- a CDS encoding Gfo/Idh/MocA family protein, whose protein sequence is MMHTSRRKFIKNSTTVVSIAGLTAMFPKLYAAAGADKKIRVAAIGINGMGWADLNAILKHPDVLCTALCDVDDNVLQKRIKELGGRGIRVKGFNDYRDLLKSKDVDVVVVGTPDHWHCLQMIEACQAGKDVYVEKPLGNSIAECRSMVAAVKKSKSIVQVGQWQRSQQHFRDAIAFVHSGKLGKVRLVKAWAYQGWMKSIPVKPDAPVPAGVNYDLWLGPAKKQPFNPNRFHFDFRWYWDYAGGLMTDWGVHMLDYALLGMKAATPISIMASGGKFAYPQDAAETPDTLTTVYEFEGFNIQWEHATGIDGGPYGKNHGVAFIGNNGTLVLNRSGWEVIPEKGRMDGVAFQKSVDDGLDLHAANFIEAVKSRDSSALNCSVEAGADIAIFAQMGNIAYRTRKKIYWNKDTGSFGAEDADQLISASYHNGYQLI, encoded by the coding sequence ATGATGCATACATCAAGAAGAAAATTTATTAAAAACTCAACTACGGTTGTTTCTATAGCTGGTTTAACGGCTATGTTTCCTAAGCTATATGCTGCTGCAGGTGCTGATAAAAAAATCCGTGTTGCAGCCATTGGTATCAATGGTATGGGATGGGCCGATTTAAATGCTATACTAAAACATCCAGATGTGCTGTGTACCGCGCTTTGTGACGTTGATGATAATGTCTTACAAAAACGTATAAAAGAGCTTGGAGGAAGAGGTATTAGAGTTAAGGGTTTTAATGACTATCGTGATTTATTAAAAAGTAAAGACGTCGATGTGGTGGTTGTCGGTACGCCCGATCATTGGCATTGCTTACAGATGATAGAAGCTTGCCAGGCAGGAAAAGATGTTTATGTTGAAAAACCTTTGGGTAACTCGATCGCAGAATGCAGATCGATGGTAGCTGCAGTAAAGAAAAGTAAATCGATTGTACAGGTGGGACAGTGGCAGCGGAGTCAGCAGCATTTTCGCGATGCGATTGCGTTTGTGCACTCCGGAAAGTTAGGTAAAGTACGCTTGGTGAAAGCTTGGGCATATCAAGGGTGGATGAAAAGTATTCCCGTTAAGCCAGATGCACCCGTTCCTGCAGGTGTCAATTATGATTTGTGGTTGGGCCCTGCAAAGAAACAACCTTTCAATCCGAATAGGTTTCATTTTGATTTTAGATGGTATTGGGATTATGCTGGTGGATTAATGACGGATTGGGGTGTTCATATGCTTGATTATGCACTTTTAGGAATGAAAGCTGCTACGCCAATTTCAATCATGGCATCAGGTGGGAAATTTGCTTATCCGCAAGATGCTGCCGAGACACCTGATACGTTAACGACTGTATATGAGTTTGAGGGTTTTAATATCCAATGGGAGCATGCTACTGGTATTGATGGAGGTCCTTATGGAAAAAATCATGGCGTTGCTTTTATTGGAAATAACGGAACTTTAGTGCTTAACCGAAGTGGCTGGGAGGTCATTCCTGAAAAGGGCCGTATGGATGGTGTTGCCTTTCAGAAATCAGTCGATGATGGATTGGATCTGCATGCCGCTAATTTTATTGAAGCAGTTAAAAGTAGAGATTCATCGGCTTTAAATTGCTCTGTAGAGGCTGGTGCAGATATTGCAATATTTGCGCAAATGGGTAATATCGCATACCGTACACGTAAGAAAATCTATTGGAACAAAGATACCGGATCTTTTGGTGCTGAAGACGCTGATCAATTAATTTCGGCATCTTACCATAACGGCTATCAATTGATTTGA
- a CDS encoding two-component system response regulator, with translation MKKKVVLIQDDEDVRYIMDEVLTDEGFDVTSSLTTEPIDNIEKIDPDIVIVDEHIKGGKKGNKVIEELKNDPETEDLSAVLTSTSHNLAQTAKDCKADDYIEKPFDLDHMVDVVKKNS, from the coding sequence ATGAAAAAGAAGGTTGTGCTTATTCAGGATGATGAAGATGTCCGATATATTATGGATGAAGTGTTGACGGATGAAGGTTTTGATGTTACGTCTTCGTTAACAACTGAGCCCATTGATAATATTGAGAAGATCGACCCCGATATTGTCATAGTGGATGAGCATATCAAGGGCGGGAAGAAGGGTAATAAAGTAATCGAAGAGCTAAAAAATGATCCAGAAACTGAAGATCTATCTGCTGTACTAACTTCAACATCTCATAATTTGGCTCAAACAGCTAAAGATTGTAAAGCTGATGATTATATCGAAAAACCATTTGATTTGGATCATATGGTCGATGTTGTTAAGAAGAATTCATAA
- a CDS encoding purple acid phosphatase family protein: protein MKRRAFVKSTLGTAMATSLAAVPLAGMAMGAPRRIESEDINSRAALKDEYDLHFLAIGDWGRNGADHQVQVAQQMGKWATEHPNDFIISTGDNFYPSGVVSEHDPLWHYSFENIYTDFSLQWDWYPILGNHDYKSDPDAQVRYSAISRRWKMPARYYSKTFKIKGNAEVLIAFIDTNPLIPEFYQNSEYGPHVAGQQPEKQLAWLDGLLQSSNAKWKIVVGHHPMYTAGPRTENYDTLAVRKVLQPVLEKHHIPLYLSGHEHSMQHLKVQDKSFHQFISGSGSEITPVKNGLTYSQFEASTYGFMYFAVNQEQLLAQCIDHEGKIIYSTIIPASK, encoded by the coding sequence ATGAAAAGAAGAGCATTTGTAAAAAGTACGCTGGGCACTGCTATGGCTACAAGTCTGGCTGCTGTACCCTTGGCCGGAATGGCCATGGGAGCACCTAGGAGAATAGAAAGTGAAGACATCAATAGCCGAGCAGCACTTAAAGACGAGTACGATCTGCATTTTTTAGCCATCGGTGATTGGGGACGAAATGGTGCCGACCATCAGGTACAGGTGGCTCAGCAAATGGGTAAATGGGCTACCGAACATCCCAACGATTTTATCATCTCGACCGGAGATAATTTTTACCCTTCAGGGGTTGTCAGTGAGCACGATCCGTTATGGCATTATTCGTTTGAAAATATTTATACCGATTTCTCATTGCAGTGGGATTGGTATCCCATATTGGGAAACCATGATTACAAGTCAGACCCAGATGCCCAGGTGCGCTATAGTGCCATCAGCCGCAGGTGGAAAATGCCAGCACGCTATTATAGTAAAACATTTAAGATTAAGGGTAACGCTGAGGTATTGATTGCCTTTATCGACACCAACCCATTGATTCCAGAATTCTATCAGAATAGCGAATATGGACCACATGTGGCCGGCCAACAACCCGAAAAACAACTCGCATGGTTGGATGGATTACTACAATCATCAAATGCCAAATGGAAGATTGTGGTAGGACACCACCCCATGTATACCGCGGGGCCAAGAACGGAAAACTATGATACATTAGCCGTCAGAAAAGTCCTTCAACCCGTGCTTGAGAAACATCATATTCCTCTGTATCTATCTGGTCACGAACATTCGATGCAGCATCTCAAAGTGCAGGACAAGTCTTTCCATCAGTTCATTTCCGGTAGTGGATCTGAAATAACCCCTGTAAAAAACGGTTTGACCTATAGTCAATTTGAAGCCTCTACTTATGGATTTATGTATTTCGCCGTCAATCAAGAACAATTACTGGCCCAGTGCATCGACCATGAAGGAAAGATCATTTACAGTACAATCATTCCTGCCAGTAAATAG
- a CDS encoding RagB/SusD family nutrient uptake outer membrane protein: MKSKQYIRLFTLSAFAATLVACTDLDVDIKSQYTEFPTTERAAEAISADVYAAYRGALGYNHWMAQTLSSDEAVSLALGTDYYDGGRFRELHVHNWTPDNAILPDIWNAAMSGINLSNNVLAIFGDDESEKAAPMRAMRAYFYFILMDNFGGAPLITGKVDQIPDRSSRSEIANFISSELLAVRDRLPKEVSAATYGKATRYMADALLAKLYLNWSVYTTSDVATYTATMPNEKLSQVVAMCDDIIASGQFNLSSHKFMEKFRPDNGPQIKDFIFAMPFDREKQQGMNYARYWIHRSGQNQFAPLPQSVGGTFRVLPTFLAKFNLKGDDRNAAYMGGLQYYWSDYAPDLSRPLLIKTSKKGIDQDYAGSDANATFDWHMETTKEIKLRPDGGPTLNGGNDQKGRSMGYRSVKFYMDVNVTAANNRNQSNDVPIFRYADILLMKAEAILRGAAPTNGETPLSLVNQVRAYVNAPTLTVQPTLADLLDERAREFSDESWRRNDLIRYGKFEEDWGFKSLYSAGYSERFRRIFPVPRPVMEVNAKWTQNNGY, translated from the coding sequence ATGAAATCAAAACAATATATCCGTTTATTTACCCTATCAGCGTTTGCAGCAACACTCGTTGCCTGCACCGACCTCGATGTGGATATCAAATCGCAATATACCGAATTCCCAACCACAGAAAGAGCCGCAGAAGCCATTTCAGCAGATGTCTATGCAGCATATCGAGGTGCATTGGGGTACAACCATTGGATGGCGCAAACCCTGTCTTCAGACGAGGCAGTAAGTCTTGCTTTGGGTACAGATTACTATGATGGTGGTCGTTTCCGCGAACTCCATGTGCACAATTGGACACCCGACAATGCCATACTCCCCGATATCTGGAATGCGGCCATGTCTGGTATCAACCTCTCGAACAACGTATTGGCTATTTTTGGTGACGATGAAAGTGAGAAAGCCGCACCGATGCGTGCCATGAGAGCTTATTTTTACTTTATATTGATGGATAATTTTGGTGGTGCACCACTTATCACGGGCAAGGTCGACCAAATTCCAGATCGATCATCACGATCTGAAATCGCCAACTTCATCTCGTCCGAACTTCTAGCCGTTAGAGATCGATTACCGAAAGAAGTTTCTGCCGCAACATATGGTAAAGCAACGCGGTATATGGCCGATGCTTTACTAGCCAAACTGTACCTCAATTGGTCTGTATATACCACGAGTGATGTCGCGACCTACACCGCCACCATGCCCAATGAAAAACTATCGCAAGTGGTAGCCATGTGCGATGATATTATTGCCTCGGGTCAATTTAATTTGAGTAGCCACAAATTCATGGAAAAATTCCGTCCCGACAATGGTCCGCAGATCAAAGATTTCATATTTGCCATGCCTTTCGACAGAGAAAAACAGCAAGGAATGAATTATGCACGCTACTGGATACACCGTAGTGGGCAAAATCAATTTGCACCATTACCTCAAAGTGTGGGCGGTACTTTCCGCGTATTACCTACTTTTCTAGCCAAATTCAATCTCAAAGGTGACGATAGAAATGCCGCTTACATGGGCGGTCTTCAATACTATTGGTCAGACTATGCACCAGACTTAAGCCGTCCGCTTTTAATCAAGACCTCTAAAAAAGGTATCGACCAAGACTATGCAGGAAGCGATGCAAATGCCACGTTTGACTGGCACATGGAAACGACAAAAGAAATCAAACTTCGTCCGGATGGAGGACCGACCCTCAATGGAGGTAATGATCAAAAAGGAAGATCAATGGGCTACCGATCGGTCAAATTTTATATGGATGTAAACGTTACAGCGGCAAACAATAGAAACCAAAGCAATGATGTTCCAATCTTTCGATATGCCGACATTTTATTGATGAAAGCCGAAGCCATCCTACGTGGAGCTGCACCTACAAATGGTGAAACTCCCCTTTCACTCGTGAATCAGGTACGTGCTTATGTCAATGCCCCTACGTTAACCGTGCAACCCACTTTAGCAGATCTACTGGACGAACGTGCAAGAGAATTTTCAGATGAATCTTGGCGTAGAAACGATTTGATCCGTTATGGCAAATTTGAGGAAGACTGGGGTTTCAAATCCTTATACAGTGCAGGATATTCAGAACGTTTCCGACGCATATTTCCAGTTCCACGACCGGTCATGGAAGTAAATGCAAAATGGACGCAGAATAACGGATATTAA